The following coding sequences are from one Triticum aestivum cultivar Chinese Spring chromosome 5A, IWGSC CS RefSeq v2.1, whole genome shotgun sequence window:
- the LOC123103840 gene encoding pentatricopeptide repeat-containing protein At4g30825, chloroplastic yields the protein MGLDLVGFSSRVLPTSVGYAADRRHARGGAAASHGFLAWRSHPRAALKDGAVCSSEGGGGGGAESTLCVSAPSEDASRTGGAAADLGRDIADGITASQASSAGRRKVGRSWRRPPGGDKPARAPRRAPVRKDPQVRRVLVNDPDVNAILSGVSRESSIEECNSVLIRLEKHSDVKALDFFVWMKANGKLEGNADAYRLALQATSWKEDWRRAELLLHEMVVVSGCRLDAQAFNGLMYVCAKRRLADWGTKWFHMMLEREVQPNVSTFGMLMGLYQKTGSLKEAEFAFAKMRECNVNCVNAYSAMITLYTRSRLFDKSEEVIILMKDDGVAPNLENWLVQLNAYSQQGKMEEAELVLQSMEDGGVSPNVVAYNTVITGYGKVSDMQKAKEVFHRLESSGLAPDETTYRSMIEGFGRADKHQEAISYYKKLKSSGFQPNASNFYTMINLIARHDDSESAAEILRDMRAADCQCSSIVTILVRAYATVGRMHKVLPILRSCFYKKVLYDATSCSILVTAFVQNSLLEEALCVLREKKWKGSDFEDNLYHILICSCKEAGSYEAAVRIYSQMPESRTRPNLRICCTMIDVFSTMERFTHAETLYLELKASACALDMIAYSVIVRMYNKAGRPEDVCSVLEDMDKQKEIVPDKYLFLDMLRTYQKCGLLEKLTDTYYRILKSEVECDEAMYNCIINCCGPAIPVDELSRIFDEMIQLGHLASTVTLNVLLDIYGKAGLFNRAEKVFSMARKQGLADTISYNTIIAAYAQSGNFRSMNYFVQKMQDAGFPVSLEAYNCMLNAYGKSGQLEEFSAVLQKMRRARCDFDHYTYNIMMNIYGRKGWIEGVAYVLSELKSRGIEPDLYSYNTLIKAYGIAGMPEDAVKLMQEMRIKGINADRVTYTNLIAALQRNENFLEAVKWSLWMKQTGVVGVGARP from the coding sequence ATGGGGCTGGATTTGGTCGGCTTCAGCTCTCGGGTGCTGCCAACCAGCGTCGGGTACGCCGCGGACCGGCGCCACGCCCGTGGCGGAGCCGCCGCATCCCACGGCTTCCTCGCCTGGAGGAGCCATCCGAGGGCAGCTCTGAAGGACGGCGCGGTTTGCTCttcggagggcggcggcggcggcggggcggagtcCACGCTGTGCGTGTCCGCTCCGTCTGAAGATGCCAGCCGCACCGGTGGAGCGGCAGCGGATCTTGGCCGGGACATCGCGGACGGCATCACCGCCAGCCAGGCGAGTTCCGCGGGGAGGAGGAAAGTGGGGAGGTCATGGAGGAGGCCGCCGGGCGGAGACAAGCCGGCGAGGGCTCCCAGGCGCGCCCCCGTGAGAAAGGATCCACAGGTTCGCAGAGTTCTAGTGAACGATCCCGATGTGAATGCGATTCTGTCCGGCGTCAGCCGGGAGTCCAGCATCGAGGAGTGCAACTCCGTTCTGATCCGCCTGGAGAAGCACAGCGATGTGAAGGCCCTCGACTTCTTCGTGTGGATGAAGGCCAACGGGAAGCTCGAGGGGAACGCCGACGCCTACCGGCTGGCTCTCCAGGCCACCTCCTGGAAGGAGGACTGGAGGAGGGCCGAGCTGCTGCTCCACGAGATGGTCGTCGTCTCGGGTTGCCGGCTCGACGCCCAGGCGTTCAATGGGCTGATGTATGTCTGTGCCAAGAGGAGGCTTGCTGATTGGGGAACCAAGTGGTTTCATATGATGTTGGAGAGGGAGGTGCAGCCGAATGTGTCCACATTTGGTATGCTCATGGGCCTTTACCAGAAGACTGGGAGCCTCAAGGAGGCCGAATTCGCTTTCGCGAAAATGAGGGAGTGCAATGTCAACTGTGTCAATGCTTACTCGGCTATGATCACTCTGTACACGCGTTCGCGCCTTTTCGATAAGTCTGAGGAGGTTATCATTTTGATGAAAGATGATGGGGTTGCTCCAAACCTGGAGAATTGGTTAGTGCAGCTGAATGCTTACAGTCAGCAGGGCAAAATGGAAGAAGCAGAGTTGGTGTTGCAGTCCATGGAAGATGGTGGTGTTTCCCCAAATGTTGTGGCGTACAATACTGTGATTACAGGGTATGGAAAGGTTTCTGACATGCAGAAGGCGAAGGAAGTGTTCCACAGACTTGAGAGTTCAGGTTTAGCTCCTGATGAAACAACTTATAGATCAATGATAGAAGGTTTTGGCAGAGCAGATAAACACCAAGAGGCAATTTCGTATTACAAGAAGCTCAAGAGTTCCGGTTTTCAACCAAACGCGTCCAATTTTTACACAATGATTAACTTAATAGCAAGACATGATGACAGTGAAAGCGCGGCTGAAATTCTTAGGGACATGAGGGCAGCAGATTGCCAGTGTTCATCTATTGTTACTATTCTTGTCCGGGCATACGCAACAGTCGGGAGGATGCATAAGGTTCTACCAATTCTGCGATCATGCTTCTACAAGAAGGTTTTGTATGATGCTACCTCATGCTCTATTTTAGTAACAGCGTTTGTTCAGAATTCTTTATTAGAAGAAGCTCTTTGTGTATTGCGTGAAAAGAAGTGGAAAGGTTCTGATTTCGAAGACAATCTGTATCATATCTTGATATGTTCCTGCAAAGAGGCTGGCAGTTATGAAGCTGCTGTAAGGATATACAGCCAGATGCCAGAGTCCCGAACTCGTCCAAATCTCCGCATTTGCTGCACTATGATTGATGTTTTCAGCACCATGGAGAGATTTACTCATGCTGAAACTTTGTACCTTGAGCTGAAGGCTTCAGCTTGTGCTCTTGACATGATTGCTTATAGTGTAATTGTGAGGATGTATAATAAAGCTGGGAGACCAGAAGATGTTTGCTCAGTTCTGGAAGATATGGATAAACAAAAGGAAATAGTTCCTGATAAATACCTTTTTCTTGACATGCTTCGGACTTACCAGAAATGCGGCCTGCTCGAGAAGTTGACTGATACATATTATCGGATACTCAAGAGCGAGGTTGAATGCGATGAAGCCATGTATAACTGCATTATTAACTGCTGTGGCCCAGCGATACCAGTCGACGAGCTCTCGAGAATTTTCGACGAAATGATTCAACTAGGACACCTGGCCAGCACTGTCACCCTGAATGTGTTGCTAGATATATATGGAAAAGCTGGGCTTTTTAACAGGGCTGAGAAGGTGTTTAGCATGGCCCGGAAGCAAGGACTGGCAGATACCATATCATACAACACTATCATCGCGGCGTACGCGCAGAGCGGGAATTTCCGCAGCATGAATTACTTCGTCCAAAAGATGCAGGACGCGGGGTTTCCGGTTTCTCTCGAGGCGTACAACTGCATGCTGAATGCTTATGGGAAGTCAGGCCAGCTGGAGGAGTTCTCTGCTGTTCTGCAGAAAATGAGGAGAGCTAGATGTGACTTCGACCACTACACTTACAACATTATGATGAACATATATGGGAGAAAGGGCTGGATCGAAGGCGTCGCCTACGTTCTTTCAGAACTAAAGAGCCGCGGCATTGAGCCAGACCTGTACAGTTACAACACATTGATAAAGGCTTACGGGATAGCGGGAATGCCCGAAGATGCTGTCAAGCTGATGCAGGAGATGAGGATCAAAGGTATCAATGCTGACCGAGTAACGTATACTAACCTCATAGCAGCTCTACAGAGGAATGAGAATTTCCTGGAGGCAGTCAAGTGGTccctctggatgaagcaaaccgGAGTTGTAGGCGTCGGAGCTCGCCCATAA
- the LOC123103841 gene encoding probable folate-biopterin transporter 6 isoform X1 has translation MLEEERGAMEAGGGGWAEAALEPVRWVRMLCRELGATFVAGVVLVYGLNQGFAGSFFRVASDYYWKDVQRVQPATVQFLSIFFHVPWVLKPLWGVMTDVLPVQGYRRRPYFVFSGMLGMFSTAILAGVGLSVTSAVVCFVGISTAVAIADVTIDACIAKNSIDKPALAPDMQSLCAFSSSLGALIGYATSGMFVHHLGAQGALGVMALPPTMLVFLGFYIYELKMYQHNMKEKVLNKVTVAVKGMVQTIKYPVVWKPSLYMFLSLALSISTHEGQFYWYTNKEPPNPGFSQQFVGMVHAVGAVASMVGVLIYHKNLKDYPFRSILFFAQLLHGASGLLDLTFVLRWNLALGVPDAAFVTLEECVSRVVGRVRLMPMMVLSTKLCPPGAEGTFFALLMCIDSLGMLVAKTGGAFVLRALHVTRTDFSNLWLAVLLRNLLRLSALGAIFLVPTADQTDVLLPQDLLSSGSPVAAAGDEEERLLQLGKLTSRTDDDV, from the exons ATGCTGGAGGAGGAGCGCGGTGCCatggaggcaggcggcggcgggtgggCGGAGGCGGCGCTGGAGCCGGTGCGGTGGGTGCGGATGCTGTGCCGGGAGCTGGGCGCGACGTTCGTGGCCGGGGTGGTGCTGGTGTACGGCCTCAACCAGGGCTTCGCCGGCTCCTTCTTCCGGGTGGCGTCCGACTACTACTGGAAGGACGTGCAGCGGGTGCAGCCGGCCACCGTGCAGTTCCTCTCCATCTTCTTCCACGTCCCCTGGGTCCTCAAGCCCCTCTGGGGGGTCATGACCGACGTCCTCCCCGTCCAAGGCTACCGCCGCCGCCCCTACTTCGTCTTCTCAG GAATGCTTGGAATGTTTTCAACTGCCATTCTTGCCGGTGTCGGACTATCAGTGACTTCTGCAGTAGTTTGCTTCGTGGGAATCTCCACAGCAGTTGCCATTGCTGATGTTACAATAGATGCATGCATCGCAAAGAACAGTATTGACAAGCCAGCATTGGCCCCAGACATGCAGAGCCTTTGTGCATTCTCGTCGTCGCTAGGTGCACTTATTGGGTATGCTACAAGTGGCATGTTTGTCCACCATCTAGGGGCACAG GGTGCATTAGGTGTGATGGCTTTACCTCCTACTATGTTGGTTTTCCTAGGATTTTACATATATGAGCTGAAAATGTATCAGCATAACATGAAAGAGAAG GTTTTGAACAAGGTTACTGTGGCAGTTAAAGGGATGGTTCAGACAATAAAGTATCCAGTAGTGTGGAAACCATCTCTTTACATGTTCCTTTCGCTGGCCCTCAGTATCAGCACTCATGAGGGGCAGTTCTACTGGTACACTAACAAGGAACCGCCTAATCCTGGATTTTCACAG CAATTTGTGGGGATGGTGCACGCCGTCGGCGCGGTGGCGTCCATGGTGGGCGTCCTGATCTACCACAAGAACCTCAAGGACTACCCGTTCCGGAGCATCCTCTTCTTCGCCCAGCTCCTGCACGGCGCCTCCGGCCTCCTCGACCTCACCTTCGTGCTCCGGTGGAACCTCGCGCTCGGCGTCCCGGACGCGGCCTTCGTCACCCTGGAGGAGTGCGTCTCCCGGGTCGTCGGCCGCGTCCGGCTGATGCCGATGATGGTGCTGAGCACCAAGCTCTGCCCGCCGGGCGCCGAGGGCACCTTCTTCGCGCTGCTCATGTGCATCGACAGCCTCGGCATGCTGGTGGCCAAGACCGGCGGCGCCTTCGTGCTCCGGGCCCTGCACGTGACGAGGACCGATTTCAGCAACCTCTGGCTCGCCGTCCTGCTGAGGAACCTGCTGAGGCTGTCCGCGCTGGGCGCCATCTTCCTGGTGCCCACCGCCGACCAGACCGACGTGCTGCTCCCGCAGGACCTCCTCAGCTCCGGCTCCCCGGTGGctgccgccggcgacgaggaggagaggTTGTTGCAGCTCGGGAAGCTCACTTCTCGCACTGACGACGATGTATGA
- the LOC123103841 gene encoding probable folate-biopterin transporter 6 isoform X2 produces the protein MLEEERGAMEAGGGGWAEAALEPVRWVRMLCRELGATFVAGVVLVYGLNQGFAGSFFRVASDYYWKDVQRVQPATVQFLSIFFHVPWVLKPLWGVMTDVLPVQGYRRRPYFVFSGMLGMFSTAILAGVGLSVTSAVVCFVGISTAVAIADVTIDACIAKNSIDKPALAPDMQSLCAFSSSLGALIGYATSGMFVHHLGAQVLNKVTVAVKGMVQTIKYPVVWKPSLYMFLSLALSISTHEGQFYWYTNKEPPNPGFSQQFVGMVHAVGAVASMVGVLIYHKNLKDYPFRSILFFAQLLHGASGLLDLTFVLRWNLALGVPDAAFVTLEECVSRVVGRVRLMPMMVLSTKLCPPGAEGTFFALLMCIDSLGMLVAKTGGAFVLRALHVTRTDFSNLWLAVLLRNLLRLSALGAIFLVPTADQTDVLLPQDLLSSGSPVAAAGDEEERLLQLGKLTSRTDDDV, from the exons ATGCTGGAGGAGGAGCGCGGTGCCatggaggcaggcggcggcgggtgggCGGAGGCGGCGCTGGAGCCGGTGCGGTGGGTGCGGATGCTGTGCCGGGAGCTGGGCGCGACGTTCGTGGCCGGGGTGGTGCTGGTGTACGGCCTCAACCAGGGCTTCGCCGGCTCCTTCTTCCGGGTGGCGTCCGACTACTACTGGAAGGACGTGCAGCGGGTGCAGCCGGCCACCGTGCAGTTCCTCTCCATCTTCTTCCACGTCCCCTGGGTCCTCAAGCCCCTCTGGGGGGTCATGACCGACGTCCTCCCCGTCCAAGGCTACCGCCGCCGCCCCTACTTCGTCTTCTCAG GAATGCTTGGAATGTTTTCAACTGCCATTCTTGCCGGTGTCGGACTATCAGTGACTTCTGCAGTAGTTTGCTTCGTGGGAATCTCCACAGCAGTTGCCATTGCTGATGTTACAATAGATGCATGCATCGCAAAGAACAGTATTGACAAGCCAGCATTGGCCCCAGACATGCAGAGCCTTTGTGCATTCTCGTCGTCGCTAGGTGCACTTATTGGGTATGCTACAAGTGGCATGTTTGTCCACCATCTAGGGGCACAG GTTTTGAACAAGGTTACTGTGGCAGTTAAAGGGATGGTTCAGACAATAAAGTATCCAGTAGTGTGGAAACCATCTCTTTACATGTTCCTTTCGCTGGCCCTCAGTATCAGCACTCATGAGGGGCAGTTCTACTGGTACACTAACAAGGAACCGCCTAATCCTGGATTTTCACAG CAATTTGTGGGGATGGTGCACGCCGTCGGCGCGGTGGCGTCCATGGTGGGCGTCCTGATCTACCACAAGAACCTCAAGGACTACCCGTTCCGGAGCATCCTCTTCTTCGCCCAGCTCCTGCACGGCGCCTCCGGCCTCCTCGACCTCACCTTCGTGCTCCGGTGGAACCTCGCGCTCGGCGTCCCGGACGCGGCCTTCGTCACCCTGGAGGAGTGCGTCTCCCGGGTCGTCGGCCGCGTCCGGCTGATGCCGATGATGGTGCTGAGCACCAAGCTCTGCCCGCCGGGCGCCGAGGGCACCTTCTTCGCGCTGCTCATGTGCATCGACAGCCTCGGCATGCTGGTGGCCAAGACCGGCGGCGCCTTCGTGCTCCGGGCCCTGCACGTGACGAGGACCGATTTCAGCAACCTCTGGCTCGCCGTCCTGCTGAGGAACCTGCTGAGGCTGTCCGCGCTGGGCGCCATCTTCCTGGTGCCCACCGCCGACCAGACCGACGTGCTGCTCCCGCAGGACCTCCTCAGCTCCGGCTCCCCGGTGGctgccgccggcgacgaggaggagaggTTGTTGCAGCTCGGGAAGCTCACTTCTCGCACTGACGACGATGTATGA